Proteins encoded together in one Myxocyprinus asiaticus isolate MX2 ecotype Aquarium Trade chromosome 9, UBuf_Myxa_2, whole genome shotgun sequence window:
- the LOC127446058 gene encoding uncharacterized protein LOC127446058, with protein sequence MEFPVLFLISSVSAAVGMVNVFITKSVISHCYQAITLHCNVSLSVQQNSEFQVTHFTWIKAPNETLCSESETTNKSFFYCHYTPNKQLVLTIAQPKPDDIGLYICKFRSSHGYGNAGTNVTLVCPQIYHIHEDEKNKVTCKVESSYHDGHIHWFYGAINLTSQSTENIYPEDDGSYIVVSSLKDSSHGKTYNCSYWVPHIDHYITSKSIMEHNNTQSFSSTNRCKVTGLVFCLCLLWTFNI encoded by the exons GCATGGTGAATGTATTCATTACAAAATCAGTGATATCCCACTGCTACCAGGCTATCACTCTGCACTGCAATGTGTCTCTCAGTGTCCAGCAGAACAGTGAATTCCAGGTTACTCATTTTACCTGGATTAAAGCACCAAATGAAACCTTGTGCTCAGAGAGTGAGACAACAAACAAAAGCTTCTTCTACTGTCACTACACACCAAACAAACAGCTGGTGCTAACTATTGCCCAGCCAAAACCAGATGACATCGGCCTCTATATCTGCAAATTCCGATCCTCTCATGGATATGGAAATGCTGGAACCAATGTGACATTAG tGTGTCCTCAGATTTACCACATACATGAAGATGAAAAAAACAAGGTGACCTGCAAAGTTGAGAGTTCATACCATGATGGGCACATTCACTGGTTTTATGGAGCAATCAATCTAACAAGCCAATCAACTGAGAACATTTATCCTGAAGATGATGGTTCATATATAGTGGTCAGTTCCCTTAAGGACAGTTCACATGGGAAAACATATAACTGTTCTTACTGGGTACCTCATATTGATCATTATATAACAAGCAAGAGCATTATGGAGCATAACAACACACAGTCTTTCAGCAGCACTAATAGATGCAAAGTCACTGGACTGGTTTTCTGTCTGTGTCTTTTATGGACTTTTAACATCTGA